AAAATCCCTCCTCAATGTATCATAACTTATGAACCTCCTCCGCATAAGCAGCATTCTTCTGTGGCTCTCAGAATCcatctcctcctcctcttcctccaGAGACACAGTTGGGCAATCACTCATCTTTCCAGCACAAGCCCTTTTCACCATGGCATCCAACTCACCATTTTTCATTGAATTCAGGTCCAAAACTGACATCCCACAACACATTTTCACCAAGAAAAGCACTAGCATTACCAAAATGAGCGTATTCAAGGGGTGCTGCTGAGTTTTGAGCATTTTGTGGGTTGAAGTTTGTTTtagattttttcttctttcttgtcagTAGAAGAGAGGACTAAGAAAAGTGAGATTTTTTTTAGAGGCAAGAAAAGTGAGATTTCAATTTCTATAACATGGCAGTCAGAGATGAGTAAAGCAGACATTAGCATTTAGACATTAATGTTGGCAGTGGCCACAGTGAACAGTGTGTACCTACGTCAACTACTAAGTATACGCAACTATTGTTGAGTCATGGGCGAATGACGTTGACACACAACCATTATTTTGGCTTGTTTTTGTTGATAATCTTGGTGGATTAGTGGTCGAAGCCGTAATAATTTGACGCATGATGTACTAGTACCAATCAAAGCATATTACGAAAGTAAGATGCGTTTTCTTATATGAAAACTATGAAATTTTGGCCGGATGTGTTTGGATtacgagattttttttttaaaaaaaatgttaaattttgttttacttgtatcatatatatatatatgtatatatatataattttaatcatctttttattttacatacatcacatcacaaaaaatgttacagtaattatctcaaataaatatttcaaataacctcgtatccaaacaaaaaaaagactATTTGACAGGATGTAATTGACAAGAGTAAATTATCATGATTATTTAACATATCCTTTGGAAGTGATAATTGACCGATGGCTAAATATTAGTCTCGTGAAATGTGGGACGATTGCTTATCAATGTCAAGTAAGCACTTCAGTAATTCGTAAAAGTTTTGAATTAGACAAGAGTTAAGGTATAGGTAGGTCAATTATATGTAAGTAAATGATGACATAATTTATtatcgtttggaaaaaaaaaatgatgacatAATATTGAAGATTTTGGACCCGTTTGGGGTCATAGTAACTTATTGAGAAGTATTTCCCTAACAAaacttttaataaaaataactataaaCTATTTAAAtacttttaaatatattgtttgaAGACATAGGTCAATATATAGTTATTGTATTGGATAATgcataatttgaaaaaattttaaaatgtttatttctttatttggttcataatataggataaaataattaattttgatgttttatttttaaatcacaaaagcTACTCTAAAAGTACCAAATTTGAGTTTTTGCTTAAAGTGCTTCTAACATTAAAAACTAAACTTCTAATTATATGGAATAATATTCACCAAACaatttaaaagtacttttagcagttaaaagtgcttttttatCAAAAGCACAGTAACCTAAACGGGGCCTTTAAGTTTTACTACAATATAAGAATTAAAATGTAAGTTTAATTGAAAGTAAAAATCACTATAAGGTAGTACTAAAAAGACAACAAAAATGTTAGGATTGCTAGTTTCTAAGgaaaaattttaaagtttttcaatgaatatatttttcaatcatctttttgattcatatatatcaaatcactatagtatatttttttataaaatttcaaaaaatggcaatccaaaagAGAGAAATTAATGAGGTTTTTCTTATCAGTGTATTAATAGCGAAGACAACAAAAAGGCGATGATCTTCTTATTAGTGTACTTTTGGGCAAGTTccatatattttgattttttaaatatatcaaaaattacaaaaattataAGATGACCactaataaatacaaaaaaagggATGAAATTAATAAAAACATATAAAATTTGTCTAACACTGTCCTCACCCACAAATTGCAATTCTTTTGAAATTTATTAAATATGACTACTATGATTGTTAAAATACAAATTACGGTGAATGAAGCCTCTTCCTTGCcaccaattaatttatttcaatgcAAATCTAATAACAAAGAAGTAACATAGACAAAGGGAGAGGGATGAGTTGTGTGGCATGGGAGAAGGGGTGTAAGTACAATATctcgaatttgaaattttttatttacactaaaaaaaggttttttttttgttccaaaaaaaaaaaattaaaaacatcaAAAGtgaaattgaaatctgaaaacACATTTTtaagagagggggggggggggggggggggggggaactcCTTCAAGAATGCCTTACGACACACACCTCGCCTGGACAGGCCATTTAAAACATTAATTAGATAATCGGTCTTCCAACTTTTGCCGAACTTATGTTACTATTTGCGAAGAAATTTTACACAATATTTCGTCTAGAAGACTCTTCATAATGAAGTGCATGTAATTCTACTCTATTGAATAAATGCCTCTCGGGGTCGGGGGGTCGGGTTAGTTGGGTAGATAAGTCCCTGGGGCTATaccaagagttgccggcttttggtATTAGctctgggattaggtttatttCATTCGATAAAAGTCAATTGCTTTGAGTcggaaaaaagaataaatgcCTCTCTCTTAGCTTTATAAAAAAGTCCatgtttttaacttttttaatcGTTCATGCTCTTTGATCAAATGCTTTATTTTGCACCGGATTTATATAGTTAGCTTGTTCGTAAATcaagagtattatttgaaatatttatttagaataattattgtagcaccttttgtgatgtgatatatatgagataaaaggTAATTAGAAACATAAAATGATgagttaaaaaatatgtttataatataagcgaaatattatttgaaaaaatttgatattCATACATAACCGATTCATTCGACAATCAAGAATATTCTCGTGATACTCTATATGTCGTCAAAACTAAAAGCCCGTTTGAATTGAtaattttctagaatttttataaaaaatgccttgtaacaatttaatatatatgagataaaaaaatgatcgAGAAACGTATtcatacaaaatataaaattttttcttttgcttctttttccttttcttggcaATGGAAAAAGTGACGTAGTTTTCAAACTGAATGAGTAGACCATGTTATATAAAATACTTTACGTTTTCAAACTGAATGAGTAGATGTTGTTATGTAAATACTTTCTTCCAGTCTTTTGCACCTAAGATAGTGCAAAGCAATGATATTGTCCAGCGAGTCTTTCCCATTTTGGCCACCGTCCAGTTTTAGCAAAAGTTAGAAAGCAAAGCCACCAAACATACAAGAGGCAAGCAATTgctaaaattgaaaagaaaatcaacAGTTCCTCTGGCCAGAAGAACATATCAGTCAACACACAATAACGTGTTTTCAACAATTTGGGTGGCTGTCCTTGACAGCTTTTATTGCTTAATTGCAATGTTGATCTCTACTTAAAGTGGAGAAAAAGCAGTAGCCTCACTGTCTCCCATATTCCTGGAATTTGCCAATTATGAGCAGCAATACACTTGCAGCTGGAGAGAGATTTGTGGTCAACAATGGAGAAACTGAAACTCCACCTATATCCAGATTCTAGATATTCAATACATTGAGCATGGCAGCAACAAACATGATTCTCTGTGAAGTAAACTTAAAATGTACCTATACTGCAACTGTTGTTTCATTAGCAGCATCCAAAGTAAGCATTTATAGGCCATATATCTGttgtaaataaataattatttcaaaacaTCTTTTCCATATTAGAAAATCAAAGAGATTTCTCATCATTTTATAATGCTTAGTTTTTATTTGGGTTTGTGTTAGACTGATAATTAGTGTGGGTTCAGAGTTTACAGTCGAAACTTTCCTGTCAactcttttcttcctcttcttctatTCTCTGCTGGATTTACGCAACATTTTGCTAGCTCTGATCCTTCTTGTTCATAACAAGAAGAAGGCTTATTTAATCTTGGGAAACATTTCAACCTCTTGAAATAGTTTTTTAGTATAGTGCTATTAAGTACGACATAAGTTTCATTTTATTAGCTTTAGTTAACATTGTTTTGGctacttttcttaaaacatcTACCCCAAGTTCAACAGATTTTCACTTCTATTTTCTTTCTGGACATCACAAACGACCCATCTGGacgaaaaaaaatttgttgtcaGGCAGTACATTTAGCGTAATAAACAATCTAATTGTCATATAGCCAACTGAAAAACAGAAATATCGATGCACAAACTCAACATGGCGATGCAGCACAATGGGACCTGGAAACAGCAAACGTAGTTTCTGATGGAGCGAATCAAACTACTGTGTTCGGTTGGTGCATGGATGAGTGACGGCAGAATCTGCAGAAACGAGATGGAACACCAGCAGAAGGCCAGGGTATCCCTAGCTTCCCTATTATTACTCTTCCAATTACAAGAGAACAGAAACTTGATCATGAAACTACGAAGGAGATTCATGGGTAATTGTTTAATATCCGTTACCCAGTGGTCAAAACTTATTCTTCCTAGTTTTAGGTAACTATTATGAGGAACCGTGGTGTGACAGCCAGCACATGCTTTAGGGAGATTGTGAAAACACTGAGAAATATATGTGCAACGAACATGAAAATTTAAGTTTACGACCATGGGTTGGAGTCAGCAGAATTAGACacctgaaaatttttatttgtttcacgGTTCATGCGTCAACCCTTTGATTTATTGTATAGCTATCATTCAAAGAACCATTACAAACAAAGAAGACAGAACCTAGGCACCAAGAACAAAATATTTTACAAAACGTACTGCATGGCTGCCAGATCTATTATTCAAAGCATGACAAGAACCTAAAGTTAGGTACACCCCAAAGAGTTCAGTCATAAGTTTGGCGCTCACTAAAGACTAAGATGCTCAGCACTTTTTATGCTTCGTGGTAATCCCCGgcctaattttctgttttcttgcTCATCGTGTGGACTAGCCCTATGATTAGAGCCTGCTTCTTCATTATCCATGGAGCCCGGTTTTTCAGTAAGGAACTGCTCCCAGAAGACATCATTCACACGGGCTTGAGTAGCAGGCCCTTGCTGCTTGTTCTGCGAGGAAGATAAAGTTGTATCCCCATCAGGATGTTTTCTGCTTTCCATGGGAATACTGAGATCAGCCTCGTTACCATCAGCATTCAAATTTGCCTCTGAAGACTTACCAGTTTCCTCAACCACATGGTCTACCTTGGCTGAAGACTGACTCCTGCCAATTGGCGATGCAGAAGAAGCCAAAGACAGGTTTAAATGGCAGGAGATGTGACCATCACCATCTTCGCTAGAAGTTAAACATGGTTGAAAGGAATGTAGTTGAGGGCTTTCAGCATCTGCTGCTTTATGTGGCAACGGGGAATCCACCTTCAAGCCAAATGATGTCCCAGTATCTGACAGGTCTAGAGTTTCAGGGGCATAGAGTGTTTCCCCACATTTTTGGACATCTTTTGGCCACCCTTCAGATATCCTCTTTGGTGAAATCTCCCCATCTTCATTTGAACTTTGCGTGCTATGTGAGAGCAAGTTAATATCTGAAACAGCCGGTGACAACTCTAATGTGAGCTTATTACAGAAGTCCTGAGGTATTGAATTGTTACCAAACTCAGGTCTGGAGCTGCTATGGTCATCCACCATCATATTTTCTTGAACATACTGGGTCTGATCAACTTGAGGCAATCTTCGTTTCTTATTGTATGCTGAAACATCCATAGACTCAAGCTTCTGAGAAAGAATTTCAACAAAACATGGTTTTTGAACTGCATTTTCAAGGAAGGTCAGCAAATTATCCTGCCTTTTCTCCATGCCACTTAGGCGTTGAGTTAGATCTTCTAGCTGGACTTTTGCAGTAGACTGTTGCTGTTTGAACCTTAAGACGTTCCCCTCAAGAACAGCCTTCTCACGTGATAGCTtat
This Coffea arabica cultivar ET-39 chromosome 3e, Coffea Arabica ET-39 HiFi, whole genome shotgun sequence DNA region includes the following protein-coding sequences:
- the LOC113736902 gene encoding protein RALF-like 24, whose translation is MLKTQQHPLNTLILVMLVLFLVKMCCGMSVLDLNSMKNGELDAMVKRACAGKMSDCPTVSLEEEEEEMDSESHRRMLLMRRRFISYDTLRRDFAPCDRPGSSYYNCKAAGPVNTYNRGCEIITRCGRGD
- the LOC113736380 gene encoding heat stress transcription factor A-5-like, with translation MEAAAAGLISAPGGGGGAGPAPFLLKTYDMVDDSSTDDIVAWSSTRKSFIVWNPPEFARLLLPTYFKHNNFSSFIRQLNTYGFRKIDPERWEFANEEFVKDKKHLLKNIHRRKPIHSHSNPQGTVVDPERTAFEEEIDKLSREKAVLEGNVLRFKQQQSTAKVQLEDLTQRLSGMEKRQDNLLTFLENAVQKPCFVEILSQKLESMDVSAYNKKRRLPQVDQTQYVQENMMVDDHSSSRPEFGNNSIPQDFCNKLTLELSPAVSDINLLSHSTQSSNEDGEISPKRISEGWPKDVQKCGETLYAPETLDLSDTGTSFGLKVDSPLPHKAADAESPQLHSFQPCLTSSEDGDGHISCHLNLSLASSASPIGRSQSSAKVDHVVEETGKSSEANLNADGNEADLSIPMESRKHPDGDTTLSSSQNKQQGPATQARVNDVFWEQFLTEKPGSMDNEEAGSNHRASPHDEQENRKLGRGLPRSIKSAEHLSL